A DNA window from Actinomadura coerulea contains the following coding sequences:
- a CDS encoding RNA polymerase subunit sigma-70: protein MTDARPLGADKAAFIAAARSDDTAQFAHITERYRRELQVHCYRMLANYEDAQDMTQETFLRAWNKRESFKGDAALRTWLYRIATNTCLDFLEKRNDRTPVPAELPDAGSELLYLQPYPDRMLPEDPQESVVARETIELAFIVAVQHLPPRQRAVFILRDVLGWPASKAAGALELTVASVTSALQRARVTMREQLPDRRLDWRSPATHELSDDERGVVKSYIDAHERNDLDGLMALLRDDLRFAMLPEQGTLTVTAKDAVDGWVAGGLFQPGHDDWRCIPTTVNRMPAAVLYLRTPDDPEYRLLNIAVLYIVDGKIAELTGFDATDKPWLSLPATL, encoded by the coding sequence ATGACCGACGCCAGACCGCTGGGCGCCGACAAGGCCGCGTTCATCGCGGCGGCCCGCTCCGATGACACGGCACAGTTCGCCCACATCACGGAGCGCTACCGGCGTGAGCTGCAGGTGCACTGCTACCGGATGCTCGCGAACTACGAGGACGCCCAGGACATGACGCAGGAGACGTTCCTGCGGGCGTGGAACAAGCGGGAGTCGTTCAAAGGCGACGCCGCGCTGCGGACCTGGCTGTACCGGATCGCGACGAACACCTGCCTCGACTTCCTGGAGAAGCGCAACGACCGAACACCCGTGCCTGCCGAGCTGCCGGACGCGGGCTCGGAATTGCTCTACCTTCAGCCCTACCCGGACCGGATGCTCCCGGAGGACCCGCAGGAATCGGTGGTGGCGCGGGAGACGATCGAGCTGGCGTTCATCGTCGCCGTCCAGCACCTGCCGCCGCGGCAGCGAGCGGTGTTCATCCTGCGCGATGTCCTCGGCTGGCCGGCGTCGAAGGCCGCGGGCGCCCTCGAACTGACCGTCGCATCGGTGACCAGCGCCCTGCAGCGGGCGCGCGTGACGATGCGCGAGCAGCTGCCCGACCGCCGCCTCGACTGGCGGAGCCCCGCCACGCACGAGCTGTCGGATGACGAGCGCGGCGTGGTGAAGTCGTATATCGACGCCCATGAGCGCAACGACCTCGACGGGCTGATGGCCTTGCTGCGCGACGACCTGCGCTTCGCGATGCTGCCCGAGCAGGGCACCTTGACCGTCACGGCCAAGGACGCGGTGGACGGCTGGGTCGCCGGCGGGCTCTTCCAGCCCGGCCACGACGACTGGCGCTGCATCCCCACGACGGTCAACCGCATGCCTGCCGCCGTGCTGTACCTCCGCACCCCCGACGATCCGGAGTACCGCTTGCTGAACATCGCGGTCCTGTACATCGTCGATGGGAAGATCGCCGAGCTCACCGGATTCGACGCCACCGACAAACCATGGCTGAGCCTGCCCGCGACGCTGTGA
- a CDS encoding dihydrofolate reductase family protein has product MRKLVYGMNLSLDGYIAAPGDDLGWSAPSDELFQWWSDRVGATGLTLYGRRLWETMSADWPTADQQPGATPAHIEFARRWRDMPKVVFSSTISTVDWNARLVTGDAITEITRLKAEDGGPMDICGAALAASAMKAGLIDEYAIVTHPVLVGGGTPFFTALDSWVNLTLVETRTFPGDVVLTRYETRR; this is encoded by the coding sequence ATGCGGAAACTGGTCTACGGCATGAACCTGAGCCTGGACGGCTACATCGCCGCGCCCGGCGACGACCTCGGCTGGAGCGCGCCGAGCGACGAGCTGTTCCAGTGGTGGTCCGACCGGGTGGGGGCGACCGGCCTGACGCTGTACGGGCGCAGGCTGTGGGAGACGATGAGCGCCGACTGGCCGACCGCCGACCAGCAGCCCGGCGCCACACCGGCGCATATCGAGTTCGCCCGCCGCTGGCGGGACATGCCGAAGGTGGTGTTCTCCTCCACGATCAGCACGGTCGACTGGAACGCCCGCCTGGTCACCGGCGACGCGATCACGGAGATCACCCGGCTCAAGGCCGAGGACGGCGGCCCGATGGACATCTGCGGCGCCGCACTCGCCGCGTCGGCGATGAAGGCCGGGCTGATCGACGAGTACGCGATCGTCACCCACCCGGTCCTGGTGGGCGGCGGCACGCCGTTCTTCACCGCGCTGGACAGCTGGGTGAACCTGACCCTGGTCGAGACGCGGACATTTCCCGGCGACGTGGTGCTGACCCGATACGAGACGAGGCGATGA
- a CDS encoding DUF1772 domain-containing protein, which translates to MKILQTATMLAALISTGLMAGLFAGFAYAVMPGLNRSSDRTLIEAMQGINKAILNPAFMLPFMGSIPLIALAVFLAWRGHGRPAMPWLIAALALYLIAFMVTSGVNVPLNDQLAKAGDPQHINHLATVRDQFENKWVIGNIVRALLHTAAFACLAWALVVYGAHRLDEGRGTNVSAVPSTHNNAAATIPAAHHHP; encoded by the coding sequence ATGAAGATCCTGCAGACCGCGACCATGCTGGCCGCCCTCATCTCCACCGGGCTCATGGCCGGGCTGTTCGCCGGCTTCGCCTACGCCGTCATGCCCGGCCTGAACCGATCCTCCGACCGAACGCTCATCGAGGCCATGCAGGGCATCAACAAGGCGATCCTCAACCCCGCTTTCATGCTGCCGTTCATGGGGTCCATCCCCCTGATCGCGCTGGCGGTGTTCCTGGCCTGGCGCGGCCACGGCCGGCCGGCCATGCCCTGGCTCATCGCCGCGCTCGCGCTCTATCTGATCGCCTTCATGGTCACCAGCGGCGTCAACGTCCCCCTCAACGACCAGCTCGCCAAGGCCGGCGACCCCCAGCACATCAACCACCTGGCCACCGTGCGCGACCAATTCGAGAACAAGTGGGTCATCGGGAACATCGTCCGAGCGCTCCTGCACACCGCGGCGTTCGCCTGCCTGGCCTGGGCCCTGGTCGTGTACGGCGCACACCGCCTCGACGAGGGCCGCGGCACGAACGTGTCAGCGGTGCCTTCGACGCACAACAACGCTGCGGCAACCATCCCTGCCGCCCACCACCACCCGTGA
- a CDS encoding NAD(P)H-binding protein, translating into MASRDLTLVLGGTGKTGRRVVQRLTGRGLRVRIGSRSGGVPFDWADRATWAPALDGVHAVYVAYYPDLAAPGAPETIGAFAELAVESGARRLVLLSGRGEDEALACERALAASGADWTVLRASWFAQNFSESYLLDPVVSGEVVLPAGEVREPFVDADDIADVAASVLTEDGHSGRTYELTGPRLLTFAEAVAAISQAAGRDIAYVPVPVDTYARALAAEGVPDEVTGLLTYLFTTVLDGRNAHLGNGVQQVLGRPARDFSDYASDTAATGIWTSKDAI; encoded by the coding sequence ATGGCTTCCCGTGATCTGACCCTTGTCCTGGGCGGGACCGGCAAGACCGGCCGACGCGTCGTCCAGCGGCTGACCGGACGCGGCCTGCGGGTCCGGATCGGCTCGCGATCCGGCGGGGTGCCCTTCGACTGGGCGGACCGTGCGACGTGGGCGCCCGCGCTCGACGGTGTGCACGCGGTATACGTCGCCTACTATCCGGACCTGGCCGCCCCCGGTGCGCCGGAGACGATCGGCGCGTTCGCCGAGCTCGCGGTGGAGTCGGGCGCGCGGCGTCTGGTGCTGCTGTCGGGGCGCGGCGAGGACGAGGCGCTCGCCTGCGAACGGGCGCTCGCCGCTTCGGGCGCCGACTGGACGGTGTTGCGCGCCAGCTGGTTCGCCCAGAACTTCAGCGAGAGCTACCTCCTCGACCCGGTGGTAAGCGGCGAGGTGGTGCTGCCGGCGGGTGAGGTGCGCGAACCGTTCGTCGACGCCGACGACATCGCCGACGTCGCCGCGTCGGTCCTCACCGAGGACGGGCACAGCGGCCGTACATACGAACTGACCGGACCGCGGCTGCTCACCTTCGCAGAAGCCGTCGCCGCCATCAGCCAAGCGGCCGGCCGCGACATCGCCTACGTGCCCGTCCCCGTCGACACCTACGCTCGCGCGCTGGCGGCCGAAGGCGTCCCGGACGAGGTCACTGGCCTGCTGACCTACCTGTTCACCACTGTCCTGGACGGCCGGAACGCTCACCTGGGCAACGGTGTCCAGCAGGTCCTGGGTCGCCCGGCCCGCGACTTCTCCGACTACGCCAGCGACACCGCCGCCACCGGCATCTGGACCTCGAAGGACGCGATATGA